The following proteins come from a genomic window of Rhodothermales bacterium:
- the msrP gene encoding protein-methionine-sulfoxide reductase catalytic subunit MsrP, translating to MAHFLKRPDWHLPESAATSPSAYANRRAFIKSMGLGTIGLATMGCGPSGNSNGNPTTYPVGAGPLDTIPENAPRIGLPATRNANYVVPERPVTTRLAASSYNNYYEFISQGDLKTVWPLVDDYKPFPHTIDVRGHVDKRLTLDVEDLIREFGLEERVYRFRCVEAWSMTIPWTGFPLSKLIERCKPTSKATHVRFWSISRPKEMPGIPAAPWLDFPYFEGLRMDEAMNEMAFMATGMYGEPLPKQNGSPLRMVLPWKYGYKGAKAITRIEFVDEEPGTFWNDLYPQEYGFLSNINPNIPHPRWTQATERFMRDENNLEQIPTQLFNGYADQVGSLYPDEPTTLTRVVR from the coding sequence ATGGCCCATTTCCTGAAACGCCCCGACTGGCATCTGCCCGAGAGCGCCGCCACGAGTCCGTCTGCTTACGCCAACCGCCGAGCCTTCATCAAAAGCATGGGCTTGGGTACCATCGGTTTGGCAACGATGGGGTGCGGTCCGTCCGGCAACAGCAACGGCAATCCGACCACCTACCCGGTGGGTGCCGGCCCCCTCGACACCATTCCGGAAAATGCGCCGCGCATCGGATTGCCGGCAACGCGGAACGCCAATTACGTGGTACCGGAACGGCCGGTGACGACCCGGCTCGCCGCATCGTCCTACAACAACTACTACGAATTCATCAGCCAGGGCGACCTGAAAACGGTCTGGCCGTTGGTGGATGACTACAAGCCGTTCCCGCATACGATTGATGTGCGCGGACACGTCGACAAGCGGCTCACGCTCGATGTGGAAGACCTCATCCGGGAGTTCGGGCTCGAGGAGCGGGTCTACCGGTTCCGATGCGTCGAGGCCTGGTCCATGACCATCCCCTGGACCGGTTTTCCACTCAGCAAGCTGATAGAGCGCTGCAAACCGACCTCAAAGGCCACGCATGTCCGGTTCTGGAGCATCAGCCGCCCCAAGGAGATGCCCGGCATTCCGGCCGCGCCCTGGTTGGATTTCCCGTACTTCGAGGGTCTTCGCATGGACGAAGCCATGAATGAAATGGCCTTCATGGCTACAGGCATGTACGGCGAACCGCTGCCCAAACAGAATGGCTCACCCCTGCGCATGGTGTTGCCGTGGAAGTACGGCTACAAGGGCGCCAAGGCCATTACGCGAATTGAATTCGTGGATGAAGAGCCTGGAACGTTCTGGAATGACCTGTACCCGCAGGAGTACGGCTTCCTGTCCAACATCAATCCGAACATTCCGCATCCGCGCTGGACGCAGGCCACCGAGCGATTCATGCGCGACGAGAACAACCTCGAACAGATTCCGACGCAATTGTTCAATGGATACGCGGACCAGGTGGGCAGTCTCTACCCCGACGAACCGACTACGCTGACGCGCGTCGTTCGTTAA
- a CDS encoding HNH endonuclease, whose protein sequence is MEVPGSTFFSGHVLVLNQDYRALTVTSVQRAVVLVMMQKAELVASESDRVVRSPTTHFPWPSIVRLRQYVRVPYKRILLTRRNVFRRDRDTCQYCGSREKLTIDHVVPRSRGGKDTWENLVAACVPCNNRKGDRTPKEAGISLARTPFRPSYVMYIRDYVGLVDDSWKPYLFLS, encoded by the coding sequence ATGGAAGTCCCAGGCTCCACATTCTTCAGTGGCCACGTCCTGGTCCTGAACCAGGATTACCGGGCCCTCACGGTCACGAGCGTGCAACGCGCCGTCGTGCTTGTCATGATGCAGAAGGCCGAACTGGTGGCGAGCGAAAGTGACCGGGTTGTTCGCAGCCCCACGACCCATTTCCCGTGGCCCAGCATTGTCCGTCTCCGCCAGTATGTGCGCGTGCCGTACAAACGTATCCTGTTGACGCGTCGGAATGTCTTCCGCCGGGATCGCGATACGTGCCAGTATTGTGGCAGCCGGGAGAAGCTGACCATCGATCACGTCGTACCCCGATCCCGCGGTGGCAAGGATACGTGGGAAAACCTGGTGGCCGCGTGCGTGCCCTGCAACAACAGGAAGGGGGACCGGACACCGAAAGAAGCCGGTATCTCATTGGCACGCACACCCTTCCGGCCGAGCTATGTCATGTACATCCGGGATTACGTTGGCCTCGTGGACGATTCCTGGAAACCCTACCTGTTCCTGTCGTGA